In a genomic window of Thiolapillus brandeum:
- a CDS encoding DUF1800 domain-containing protein, producing the protein MDLQRRALFGKAAAFAASTSTGISEAAETQQPDQSLPAPSADILTLGRCTFGITDALIRQMDRLGRRNWLEQQLDWEAIDDSLLEEQLHEQTPTIYMSESELANLENGFQAANQLKQATLFRAMFSPRQLYEVMVEFWSNHFSIYHRDGPVVRLKTIDDREVIRPHALGSFRDLLHASSKSPAMLLYLDNHTNVAGTPNENYARELMELHTLGVNGGYTETDVQEVARCFTGWAVASRRSLNVGQFHFYPNRHDQGSKTVLGTHIAAGGGIRDGEKVVDILAGHPSTAHFISTKLARHFVSDQPPDSLVDRMTRVFLDTDGDIPSLLREMLDSEEFLSSVDEKLKRPVEYILSALRSTRTSLKRPSYARLREYLLALGQIPFEWVPPDGYPDSAGYWTSTNGMLNRWNFSSSLAGGVLPGISIDYLRLSGGSNRPDEIVDHLARQLLHRSLNPAHRDSFIAFLNGDQPSSGRLDDAAIHSRVPALIGLMLSSPYFQYR; encoded by the coding sequence ATGGACCTTCAACGACGCGCCCTTTTCGGAAAGGCCGCTGCCTTTGCCGCCAGCACTTCAACCGGCATCAGCGAGGCCGCCGAAACCCAACAACCCGACCAGTCTCTGCCGGCGCCATCTGCAGATATTCTGACTCTTGGCCGATGCACATTCGGCATTACCGATGCCCTGATCCGGCAGATGGACAGATTGGGGCGCAGAAACTGGCTGGAACAACAGCTCGACTGGGAAGCCATCGATGATTCACTCCTGGAAGAGCAACTGCATGAGCAAACACCGACCATCTACATGTCCGAAAGCGAACTGGCAAACCTGGAAAACGGTTTTCAGGCCGCCAATCAGCTGAAACAGGCGACCCTGTTCAGAGCCATGTTCAGCCCCAGGCAATTGTATGAAGTCATGGTGGAATTCTGGAGCAATCATTTCAGCATCTATCACCGTGACGGGCCCGTGGTGCGCCTCAAAACCATCGACGACCGGGAAGTGATACGTCCCCACGCCCTGGGCAGCTTCCGTGATCTGCTGCACGCTTCAAGCAAAAGCCCGGCCATGCTGCTGTATCTGGACAACCATACCAACGTCGCAGGCACGCCCAACGAAAACTATGCCAGGGAACTCATGGAGCTGCACACTCTGGGAGTGAATGGCGGATACACGGAAACTGATGTGCAGGAAGTCGCCCGCTGTTTTACCGGCTGGGCGGTCGCCAGTCGGCGCAGCCTCAATGTCGGGCAATTCCACTTCTACCCAAACCGGCATGACCAGGGCAGCAAGACCGTGCTGGGCACCCATATTGCCGCCGGTGGTGGTATCCGGGATGGAGAGAAGGTCGTGGATATCCTTGCCGGGCACCCCTCCACTGCGCACTTCATATCCACCAAACTGGCCCGGCATTTCGTTTCCGACCAGCCTCCCGACAGCCTGGTTGACCGCATGACCAGGGTTTTCCTCGATACGGATGGCGACATTCCCTCCCTGTTGCGGGAAATGCTCGATTCGGAAGAATTCCTGTCCTCCGTGGACGAGAAACTGAAGCGCCCGGTGGAGTATATACTCAGTGCCCTGCGCAGCACCCGGACTTCATTGAAACGACCATCCTACGCCCGGCTCAGAGAGTATCTGCTGGCCCTTGGCCAAATACCTTTCGAATGGGTTCCCCCGGACGGTTATCCCGACAGCGCGGGCTACTGGACTTCCACCAACGGCATGCTGAACCGATGGAACTTCTCCAGCAGCCTGGCCGGGGGAGTCCTGCCTGGAATCAGTATCGACTACCTGCGCCTTTCAGGGGGCAGCAACAGGCCGGATGAAATTGTCGACCATCTTGCCCGGCAACTGCTTCACCGCAGCCTCAACCCGGCCCATCGTGACAGCTTCATTGCCTTTCTGAATGGCGACCAGCCCTCCAGCGGACGCCTCGACGACGCAGCCATCCACAGCCGGGTGCCTGCCCTGATAGGGCTGATGCTTTCCTCTCCCTATTTCCAATACCGCTGA
- the pgi gene encoding glucose-6-phosphate isomerase, producing MTNNSLPPLPDLAPIWQSLQEHAEEIKKQHLRDMFAADPHRFDDFSLSLGEILLDYSKNRITGKTFELLEELATRAGLKSWIERMFKGERINNTENRAVLHTALRAPADARVIVDGRNVIPDVQRVLERMEAFCSKVHDGSWTGYSSRAITDIVNIGIGGSDLGPHMVSTALRPYWKSGLTAHFVSNVDGTDINETLVKLDPETTLFIIASKTFTTRETMTNAHTARQWFLDNSDNDHNHVRRHFVAVSTNSSAVQAFGIDQENMFEFWDWVGGRYSLWSAIGLPIALIVGMDNFRRLLAGAHEMDEHFRNADFLGNMPVILGLLGIWYRNFLGASNHAILPYDHSLRLLPAYLQQADMESNGKGVNREGKPVDYDTGPIIWGQPGTNGQHAFFQLIHQGTELVPADFILPARTHHPISEHHEILSANCIAQTEALMRGKTEAEVRQELAREGMPEALIETLAPHKVFPGNKPTNTIVIRQLTPYNLGKLIALYEHKIFVESIIWNINAFDQWGVELGKQLADIIEAELDSAHECSSHDSSTNGLVNHLKSQ from the coding sequence ATGACCAACAACTCTCTTCCCCCCCTGCCGGACCTCGCTCCCATCTGGCAATCCCTGCAGGAACATGCAGAGGAAATAAAAAAGCAGCATCTTCGGGACATGTTCGCCGCAGATCCCCATCGGTTCGATGATTTTTCCCTGTCCCTGGGAGAAATACTTCTGGATTACTCCAAGAACCGCATTACCGGCAAGACCTTTGAACTGCTGGAAGAGCTGGCCACCCGGGCCGGGCTGAAATCGTGGATCGAGCGCATGTTCAAGGGAGAGCGCATCAACAACACGGAAAACCGCGCCGTGTTGCATACCGCCCTGCGCGCCCCCGCCGACGCCAGGGTCATTGTAGACGGCAGGAATGTGATTCCGGACGTACAGCGGGTGCTGGAAAGAATGGAAGCATTTTGCAGCAAAGTCCATGATGGAAGCTGGACCGGATACAGCAGCAGGGCCATTACCGATATCGTCAACATCGGCATTGGCGGTTCCGACCTGGGACCACATATGGTATCCACGGCCCTGCGCCCGTACTGGAAGAGCGGGTTGACGGCGCATTTCGTTTCCAACGTGGACGGTACGGATATCAATGAAACCCTGGTCAAACTCGATCCTGAAACCACCCTGTTCATCATCGCCTCCAAGACCTTCACCACCCGTGAAACCATGACCAATGCCCACACCGCGCGGCAATGGTTTCTGGACAACAGCGACAACGATCACAATCATGTGCGCCGGCATTTCGTGGCGGTATCCACCAACAGTTCAGCCGTACAGGCTTTCGGCATCGACCAGGAGAACATGTTCGAATTCTGGGACTGGGTTGGAGGCCGGTATTCCCTGTGGTCCGCCATCGGCCTGCCCATCGCCCTGATCGTGGGCATGGACAATTTCCGCAGGCTGCTGGCCGGCGCTCATGAAATGGATGAGCATTTCCGCAATGCGGATTTTCTTGGCAACATGCCGGTGATCCTTGGCTTGCTGGGCATCTGGTATCGCAACTTTCTCGGCGCCAGCAATCATGCCATCCTGCCTTACGATCATTCCCTGCGCCTGCTGCCCGCTTACCTGCAACAGGCGGACATGGAAAGCAACGGCAAAGGGGTGAATCGCGAAGGCAAGCCCGTGGACTACGACACCGGCCCGATTATCTGGGGACAACCCGGCACCAATGGCCAGCACGCTTTCTTCCAGCTCATTCATCAGGGTACGGAGCTGGTACCTGCGGATTTCATCCTGCCGGCCCGCACCCATCATCCCATCAGCGAGCACCACGAGATTCTCAGCGCCAACTGCATTGCCCAGACCGAAGCCCTGATGCGCGGCAAGACCGAAGCCGAGGTACGCCAGGAACTGGCCAGGGAAGGTATGCCGGAAGCACTCATCGAAACACTGGCGCCCCACAAGGTATTTCCCGGCAACAAACCCACCAACACCATTGTCATACGCCAATTGACACCGTATAACCTGGGCAAGCTCATCGCCCTTTACGAACACAAGATTTTTGTAGAGAGCATCATCTGGAACATCAACGCCTTCGACCAGTGGGGCGTGGAACTGGGCAAACAGTTGGCGGACATCATCGAAGCCGAACTGGACAGCGCCCATGAATGCAGCAGCCATGACAGTTCCACCAATGGACTGGTGAACCACTTGAAAAGCCAATGA
- a CDS encoding Crp/Fnr family transcriptional regulator has protein sequence MIKSVSQEDAWKGEANCKICSIRDTVLFAGLEEKDFEHIHKPIEQLPLQPGDALYHAGSKADRLFTIRSGLVKLVQYLPDGTQRIVRLLRATDVTGMEALLGGEYQHDAIIMQTTEVCVLPIDVVQRLSKENVKLHHELMKRWQRALSDADLWITQLSTGSAKQRVARLLIKLVCDEDNHCELFNREDMGAILGITTETASRTVAEFKRKGLLREMRPNQYVADTDKLQEVAEDLV, from the coding sequence ATGATCAAGTCAGTCTCACAAGAAGACGCCTGGAAAGGCGAAGCCAACTGTAAGATCTGCTCCATCCGGGACACGGTACTGTTTGCGGGTCTGGAGGAAAAGGACTTCGAACATATTCACAAGCCCATCGAGCAACTGCCCTTGCAGCCTGGCGACGCACTCTACCATGCAGGAAGCAAGGCTGACCGCCTGTTTACCATCCGTAGTGGTCTGGTGAAACTGGTGCAGTATCTTCCCGACGGCACCCAACGCATCGTGCGCCTGCTGCGTGCCACGGATGTTACAGGAATGGAAGCCCTCCTGGGAGGGGAATATCAGCATGATGCCATCATCATGCAGACCACCGAAGTCTGTGTATTGCCCATCGATGTGGTGCAGCGCCTGAGCAAGGAGAATGTAAAACTCCACCACGAACTGATGAAACGCTGGCAGCGCGCTCTGTCCGATGCCGATCTTTGGATCACGCAGCTGTCCACCGGTTCGGCAAAACAACGGGTGGCGCGCTTGCTCATCAAGCTGGTTTGCGACGAAGACAACCACTGCGAACTGTTCAACCGGGAAGACATGGGCGCCATTCTGGGTATCACCACGGAAACCGCCAGCCGTACCGTGGCTGAGTTCAAACGCAAGGGGCTGTTGCGGGAAATGCGCCCCAACCAGTACGTGGCGGATACGGACAAACTGCAGGAAGTCGCCGAAGATCTGGTTTGA
- a CDS encoding glycoside hydrolase family 57 protein, whose product MSTQLNLALCWHMHQPYYRKGLNGSYQLPWVYLHGIKDYDDMAAHLERHPRMKAVVNFAPVLLEQLTDYAAQIRQFLDTGDSMDDDMLSMLAGATPIPDNAKGRRELIQSCRRAHAPRMIEPYPQFQGLLQMFPPEEQPGGQEILVSYLDDQYFVDLLVWYHLAWCSHRLKQTPAVRRLMERAKRFTMEDRHELLVIIQETLENIIPRYRKLAESGQIEISMTPWGHPIVPLLNDFSNMKESQPDAPMPEHAAYPGGEERSRWHLQHGMERFEAFFGFRPKGVWLSEGAVSDDAIALLDEMNIAWTASGEAVWHHSCLTSACNPDEMACRKALFIPYQLGESETLLYFRDDGLSDLIGFEYSKWHADDAVADFMGHMHRIASSLGDEADQHVVSIILDGENAWEYYPDNGHYFLDALYRAIENSDFVNSTTFMEANSLTRTDKLSHLVAGSWVYGSFSTWIGSPDKNRAWDLLVDVKIVFDRKISDLEEKDAEEARRMLAICEGSDWFWWFGDYNPSDSVNDFDRLFRTQLKTLYCMLGETPPASLDTPVSSGGGIMENAGTMRRN is encoded by the coding sequence ATGAGCACCCAATTGAACCTGGCCCTGTGCTGGCACATGCATCAGCCATATTATCGAAAAGGACTCAACGGCAGCTATCAGCTGCCCTGGGTATATCTGCACGGAATCAAGGACTACGACGACATGGCCGCCCACCTGGAGCGCCATCCGCGGATGAAAGCCGTAGTGAACTTCGCTCCCGTGCTGCTCGAACAACTGACAGACTATGCGGCGCAGATAAGGCAGTTTCTCGATACCGGGGACAGCATGGACGACGACATGCTCAGCATGCTTGCCGGCGCCACGCCTATTCCCGATAACGCCAAGGGCCGCCGGGAACTGATCCAGTCATGCCGTCGTGCCCATGCCCCGCGCATGATCGAGCCCTATCCCCAATTCCAGGGTTTGCTGCAGATGTTTCCCCCGGAAGAGCAGCCCGGAGGCCAGGAAATACTGGTCTCCTACCTGGATGACCAGTATTTCGTGGATCTTCTGGTCTGGTATCACCTGGCCTGGTGCAGCCATCGCCTGAAACAAACACCTGCTGTACGCCGGCTCATGGAGCGCGCCAAGCGTTTCACCATGGAAGACCGCCATGAGCTGCTGGTGATCATCCAGGAAACCCTGGAAAACATCATCCCCCGCTATCGCAAGCTGGCGGAAAGCGGTCAGATAGAAATATCCATGACGCCTTGGGGCCACCCCATCGTGCCCCTGCTGAATGATTTTTCCAACATGAAGGAATCCCAGCCGGATGCCCCCATGCCGGAACACGCCGCCTATCCGGGCGGCGAGGAACGATCCCGTTGGCATTTGCAGCACGGCATGGAGCGTTTCGAAGCCTTCTTCGGGTTCCGTCCCAAGGGCGTGTGGCTGTCCGAAGGCGCTGTCAGTGACGATGCCATTGCCTTGCTGGATGAGATGAATATCGCATGGACGGCTTCCGGTGAGGCCGTCTGGCATCACAGCTGCCTGACTTCCGCCTGCAATCCGGACGAGATGGCCTGCCGCAAGGCTCTGTTCATCCCCTACCAGCTGGGGGAGAGCGAAACCCTGCTGTACTTCCGCGATGATGGCCTGTCCGACCTCATTGGCTTTGAGTACAGCAAATGGCACGCCGATGATGCCGTTGCCGATTTCATGGGTCATATGCATCGTATTGCTTCCTCCCTGGGTGACGAAGCCGATCAGCACGTGGTCTCCATCATTCTGGATGGGGAGAACGCCTGGGAGTATTACCCGGACAATGGCCATTACTTCCTCGATGCTCTGTACCGGGCCATCGAAAACAGCGACTTCGTCAACAGCACCACCTTCATGGAAGCCAATAGCCTTACACGCACGGACAAACTGTCTCATCTTGTGGCGGGAAGCTGGGTCTATGGCAGTTTTTCCACCTGGATAGGCTCCCCGGACAAGAACCGCGCCTGGGACCTGCTGGTAGATGTAAAAATCGTGTTCGACCGGAAGATAAGCGACTTGGAGGAAAAGGATGCCGAAGAAGCACGGCGCATGCTGGCCATCTGCGAAGGTTCCGACTGGTTCTGGTGGTTCGGGGACTACAACCCCTCGGATAGCGTGAACGATTTCGACCGCCTGTTCCGCACCCAGCTCAAGACCCTGTATTGCATGCTGGGTGAAACCCCACCTGCTTCCCTGGACACCCCCGTATCGAGTGGCGGCGGCATCATGGAAAACGCGGGCACCATGAGAAGGAACTGA
- a CDS encoding ATP-binding cassette domain-containing protein: MSLLSIKKLSLSFGHPALLNEVDLNIEANERICLIGRNGEGKSTLMKVIAGEIPFDDGEVRVEGGARIAFLRQEVPDDMAGRIFDLVADGLGNLAGLVKDYHAACVSLAESGDEAAMNHLSVAQQKMEAAGGWALEQRVEEVISRMELDPDQEFSALSGGMKRRVLLARALAAEPDLLLLDEPTNHLDIEAIAWLEEFLLGWRGSLLFITHDRAFLRRLATRIVELDRGMITDWPGDYDNYLRRKAERENAEARENARFDKKLAQEEVWIRQGIKARRTRNEGRVRQLQAMREAARERRSKQGSVKLAMNKGELSGKLVCEAENVSYAWDGNPVVRNFSATILRGDKLGIIGPNGCGKSTLLNLLLGKLKPDAGDIRLGSKVEVAYFDQLRAQLDEEATVIDNVSGGSDSVTINGHSKHIISYLQDFLFPPARARQPVKALSGGERNRLLLAKLFMKPANLLVMDEPTNDLDVETLELLEELLLNYEGTLLLVSHDRAFLDNVVTSSLVFEGQGQVNAYVGGYSDWLAQRPAPEEDKPRQKAGTEAPRVKPQSAPGRKLGYKEQRELARLPGDIEAMEERRANVEQALSDPELYQSDPEKAQSLSGELQEVVAQLEALYLRWDELEEIQGG; encoded by the coding sequence ATGTCATTGCTTTCAATAAAGAAATTATCCTTGTCCTTTGGCCATCCTGCGCTATTGAATGAGGTTGATCTGAATATCGAGGCCAATGAGCGCATTTGCCTCATTGGCAGGAACGGTGAGGGGAAATCCACTTTGATGAAAGTGATCGCCGGAGAAATCCCTTTCGACGACGGGGAAGTGCGGGTTGAGGGCGGTGCCCGAATCGCCTTTCTGCGCCAGGAGGTGCCGGATGACATGGCGGGAAGAATATTCGATCTGGTGGCCGATGGACTGGGAAACCTGGCCGGGCTGGTGAAGGACTACCATGCCGCCTGTGTGTCCCTGGCGGAGTCCGGTGACGAAGCGGCCATGAACCATTTGTCCGTCGCACAGCAAAAGATGGAAGCCGCGGGAGGCTGGGCCCTGGAGCAGCGGGTGGAAGAAGTGATTTCCCGCATGGAACTGGATCCCGACCAGGAATTTTCCGCCCTTTCCGGTGGTATGAAACGCCGGGTGCTGCTGGCCCGGGCTCTGGCGGCGGAACCGGATCTGCTGCTTCTCGATGAGCCGACCAACCATCTGGATATCGAGGCCATCGCCTGGCTGGAGGAATTTCTTCTGGGTTGGCGCGGCAGTCTGTTGTTCATCACTCACGACAGGGCTTTTCTGCGGCGCCTGGCCACACGCATCGTGGAACTGGATCGGGGAATGATCACGGATTGGCCGGGGGACTATGACAATTACCTGAGGCGCAAGGCCGAACGGGAAAATGCCGAGGCCCGGGAAAATGCCCGTTTCGACAAGAAGCTGGCCCAGGAGGAGGTCTGGATACGCCAGGGCATCAAGGCCAGGCGCACGCGCAATGAGGGACGGGTACGCCAGCTCCAGGCCATGCGTGAAGCGGCTCGTGAGCGCCGCAGCAAACAGGGTTCGGTAAAGCTGGCCATGAACAAGGGAGAGTTGTCCGGCAAACTGGTTTGCGAGGCGGAGAATGTCAGCTATGCCTGGGATGGAAATCCTGTTGTAAGGAACTTCAGTGCCACGATTCTGCGGGGTGACAAGCTGGGTATCATTGGCCCCAATGGATGCGGCAAATCCACACTGCTGAATCTCCTGCTGGGGAAGCTGAAACCGGATGCCGGCGACATCCGGCTGGGGAGCAAAGTGGAAGTGGCCTATTTCGATCAGTTGCGTGCCCAGCTCGATGAAGAAGCCACGGTCATCGACAATGTCAGTGGCGGCAGTGATAGCGTGACCATCAACGGCCATTCCAAACATATCATCAGTTACCTTCAGGATTTTCTGTTTCCGCCTGCCCGTGCCCGCCAACCCGTGAAAGCCCTGTCCGGTGGTGAGCGCAACCGTTTGCTTCTTGCAAAGCTGTTCATGAAGCCCGCCAACCTGCTGGTAATGGATGAACCCACCAATGACCTGGATGTCGAAACTCTGGAGCTGTTGGAAGAACTGCTGCTGAATTATGAAGGCACCTTGTTGCTGGTCAGCCACGACCGGGCATTCCTGGATAACGTGGTGACCTCCAGCCTGGTGTTCGAAGGCCAGGGGCAGGTGAATGCCTATGTGGGGGGATACAGTGACTGGCTTGCGCAACGGCCGGCTCCTGAGGAGGACAAGCCCCGGCAAAAAGCCGGAACAGAGGCCCCCAGAGTCAAGCCGCAATCTGCTCCGGGCAGGAAACTGGGCTATAAGGAACAGCGGGAGCTGGCCCGCCTGCCGGGTGATATCGAGGCCATGGAAGAACGGCGTGCGAATGTGGAGCAGGCCTTGTCGGATCCGGAGCTCTACCAGTCGGATCCTGAAAAGGCCCAAAGTCTCAGTGGGGAGCTGCAGGAAGTGGTGGCGCAACTGGAGGCTTTGTACCTGCGCTGGGATGAACTCGAGGAAATACAAGGCGGCTGA
- a CDS encoding DUF1501 domain-containing protein has protein sequence MKLSRRQFMQLSALGSASLAAPRLLFASSNDNGTDDIILSIFLRGAADGLNIVPPWGDPDYYRLRPTLAIPKPGAEGGALALDDLFGFHPGMHSLMPIFDAGDLAVIHACGSPSPSHSHFEAQDLMERGLEETMDEFNGWLGRYLDYRMDENFGVFHAVAMGVAAPRTLTHQASTITMPDIESFSLLLPSDQEDAIRRLLQELYPGDSILDNASVDTLAAVDELAAADPLQYPPDNGAEYPESSFGRQLQAMGQLIKSDIGLRAGALSLGGWDTHEGEAATLDALTPDLADSLAAFHTDMGTRMGNITLIVMTEFGRRAYENGSAGTDHGHASIMLAMGKNVNGGRVFHQWPGLQDANLYGAGDLAVTIDYRQVLAELIDRRTAGMPLELLFPGFSGTQAMGIFS, from the coding sequence ATGAAACTGTCCCGCAGACAATTCATGCAGCTCAGTGCCCTGGGTAGCGCCAGCCTTGCTGCACCCCGCCTGCTGTTCGCCAGCAGCAATGACAATGGAACCGATGACATAATCCTCAGCATCTTTCTGCGCGGAGCGGCCGATGGGCTGAACATCGTTCCTCCCTGGGGCGACCCGGATTACTACCGGCTGCGCCCTACCCTGGCCATACCGAAACCGGGCGCAGAAGGCGGCGCCCTGGCCCTTGACGACCTGTTTGGCTTTCACCCCGGCATGCACAGCCTGATGCCCATCTTCGATGCAGGAGATCTGGCGGTGATACATGCCTGTGGATCACCATCACCCAGCCATTCCCATTTCGAGGCCCAGGATTTGATGGAACGCGGACTGGAAGAAACCATGGATGAATTCAATGGCTGGCTTGGACGCTATCTCGACTATCGTATGGACGAGAATTTTGGCGTATTTCATGCCGTGGCCATGGGCGTGGCCGCCCCCCGCACCCTGACTCACCAGGCGTCCACCATCACCATGCCTGACATCGAATCCTTCTCCCTTCTGCTCCCTTCCGATCAGGAAGACGCCATACGCCGGTTGTTGCAGGAGTTGTATCCGGGAGACAGCATCCTCGACAATGCTTCCGTGGATACTCTGGCCGCTGTGGATGAGTTGGCGGCCGCCGATCCTCTCCAGTACCCGCCAGACAATGGCGCGGAGTATCCCGAATCCAGCTTTGGCCGCCAGTTGCAGGCCATGGGGCAGCTCATAAAATCGGATATTGGCCTGCGGGCAGGCGCCCTCAGCCTGGGGGGATGGGATACCCATGAAGGAGAAGCCGCCACCCTGGATGCTCTCACCCCGGATCTGGCTGACAGCCTGGCGGCCTTTCACACCGATATGGGTACACGCATGGGAAACATCACCCTCATCGTAATGACGGAATTTGGCCGACGGGCCTATGAAAACGGGTCTGCCGGCACCGACCACGGTCATGCCAGCATCATGCTGGCCATGGGGAAGAATGTGAATGGCGGCAGGGTTTTCCACCAGTGGCCCGGGCTCCAGGATGCCAACCTCTATGGGGCCGGAGATCTGGCTGTCACCATCGACTACCGGCAGGTTCTGGCTGAACTGATCGATCGGAGAACCGCCGGCATGCCCCTGGAGCTGCTTTTCCCCGGTTTCTCCGGCACTCAAGCCATGGGAATCTTTTCCTGA
- the glgC gene encoding glucose-1-phosphate adenylyltransferase: protein MNDIKKKEQAQLYQYYTQTKNATEVTRNTLVLILAGGQGSRLKGLTKWRAKPAVPFGGKYRIIDFALSNCINSGLRRIGVLTQYKSHSLIRHLQRAWSFLRAEIGEFVEILPAQQRMSKEWYQGTADALFQNIDIMHRHAPEFVMVLGGDHIYTMDYSKMLMVHARSGADLTVGCIEVPLEEARAFGVMSVDTELQITRFTEKPENPESIPGRPDMALASMGIYIFSTSFLYNALIVDAGDKDSSHDFGNDIIPKAIETAKAIAYPFRDDHGDQAYWRDVGTVDSYWQANMELCAVEPELNLYARSWPIWTYQTQHPPAKFVFDDEGRRGEAIDSLVSGGCIIAGARVKRSVIFFATRIENRSIVKDSVILPKVTIGKNCRIQNTIIDKGAYIADGTIIGENPEDDARRFHVTPNGIILVTPEMLGQDLFMENTEEK, encoded by the coding sequence ATGAACGATATAAAGAAGAAGGAACAAGCCCAACTCTACCAGTACTATACGCAAACCAAGAACGCCACTGAGGTTACGCGTAATACTCTGGTGCTGATTCTTGCCGGTGGCCAGGGTTCGCGGCTGAAAGGCCTGACCAAGTGGCGGGCCAAACCTGCCGTCCCCTTCGGCGGCAAGTACCGCATCATCGACTTTGCCCTGTCCAACTGTATCAACTCCGGCCTGCGCCGTATCGGGGTGCTCACCCAGTACAAATCCCATTCCCTGATCCGCCACCTGCAACGCGCATGGAGTTTTCTGCGGGCAGAAATCGGGGAGTTCGTGGAAATCCTGCCTGCCCAACAGCGCATGTCGAAAGAATGGTACCAGGGCACCGCAGATGCCCTGTTCCAGAACATCGATATCATGCATCGCCACGCGCCGGAATTCGTCATGGTACTGGGCGGTGACCACATCTACACCATGGACTATTCCAAGATGCTCATGGTGCATGCCCGCTCCGGAGCTGATCTGACCGTAGGTTGTATCGAAGTGCCCCTGGAAGAAGCCAGGGCCTTTGGCGTCATGTCCGTGGATACCGAGCTGCAGATCACCCGCTTCACGGAAAAACCGGAGAATCCGGAAAGCATTCCCGGACGCCCTGACATGGCTCTGGCATCCATGGGCATTTATATTTTCTCCACCAGCTTCCTGTACAACGCCCTGATAGTTGATGCGGGAGACAAGGATTCCTCCCATGATTTCGGCAACGACATCATTCCCAAGGCCATAGAAACCGCCAAGGCAATTGCCTATCCCTTCCGTGACGACCACGGCGACCAGGCCTACTGGCGGGACGTGGGCACCGTGGATTCCTACTGGCAGGCCAACATGGAACTCTGCGCGGTCGAGCCGGAGCTGAACCTGTATGCGCGCAGCTGGCCTATCTGGACCTATCAGACCCAGCATCCGCCCGCCAAGTTCGTGTTTGACGACGAAGGCCGCCGTGGCGAGGCCATCGACTCCCTGGTATCCGGCGGCTGCATCATCGCCGGCGCCCGAGTCAAGCGTTCGGTGATCTTCTTCGCCACACGCATCGAGAACCGCTCCATCGTGAAGGACAGCGTCATTCTGCCGAAAGTTACCATCGGCAAGAACTGCCGCATACAAAACACCATAATCGACAAGGGTGCTTACATTGCCGATGGCACCATAATCGGTGAGAATCCCGAAGATGACGCCCGGCGTTTTCATGTGACCCCCAACGGCATCATACTGGTCACACCGGAAATGCTCGGGCAGGATCTGTTCATGGAAAACACCGAGGAAAAATGA
- a CDS encoding S-layer homology domain-containing protein, producing MKTLASALLLSGSGILHANTQTITIIDTDHSFEIQVESTEMMADGSLQLNVAPHYTEMINPIARNTSNLVLDDNTLGASISCNWSSWSMDSQGHIALNIDPNDPDPCGNPAYAWPTYQDVYSFHWAYNDVQALTSAGISSGCDATHFCPDEPVTRAQMAMFLEKSINGSDFIPEPATGMFPDVPADHWAAAWIERLALDEISTGCGADAFCPETEVSRAQMAPLILRAVHLGDNTPYTPPAATGTLFNDIPADYWGADWIEALSAAEITHGCDATHYCPDGNVTRAQMAAFLNRSFQL from the coding sequence ATGAAAACACTTGCCTCCGCCCTGCTTCTTTCAGGCAGCGGCATTCTCCATGCGAATACCCAAACCATAACCATCATTGATACGGATCACAGCTTTGAAATCCAGGTCGAAAGCACGGAAATGATGGCTGATGGCAGCCTGCAGCTCAACGTAGCGCCCCACTACACAGAGATGATCAATCCCATTGCCCGCAATACTTCCAACCTGGTACTTGATGACAATACCCTGGGAGCAAGCATCAGCTGCAACTGGAGTTCATGGAGCATGGATTCCCAGGGCCATATCGCCCTGAACATCGATCCCAACGATCCTGACCCCTGCGGAAACCCTGCCTATGCCTGGCCGACCTACCAGGACGTGTACAGTTTTCACTGGGCTTACAATGATGTTCAGGCACTGACCAGCGCCGGAATCAGCAGTGGTTGCGACGCGACCCACTTTTGCCCGGATGAACCCGTAACCCGCGCCCAGATGGCCATGTTTCTCGAAAAAAGCATCAATGGCAGCGACTTCATTCCCGAACCCGCCACCGGCATGTTCCCGGATGTGCCTGCGGATCACTGGGCGGCTGCCTGGATAGAACGGCTGGCCCTGGATGAAATTTCCACGGGCTGCGGCGCCGACGCCTTTTGCCCGGAAACGGAGGTTTCCCGGGCTCAAATGGCACCACTGATCCTGCGGGCGGTTCATCTGGGTGACAACACCCCCTACACGCCACCGGCAGCAACCGGCACCCTGTTCAACGATATCCCGGCAGACTACTGGGGCGCCGACTGGATCGAAGCCCTTTCCGCCGCAGAGATCACCCATGGCTGTGACGCCACCCACTATTGTCCGGATGGCAATGTCACCCGGGCACAAATGGCCGCCTTTCTGAATCGGTCCTTCCAACTCTAA